Proteins encoded by one window of Ramlibacter tataouinensis:
- a CDS encoding M14 family zinc carboxypeptidase → MSRAGRRTAALLALLAAASLAPAQGRTPCDSLVRLPNVSAALCRQAALVDSGARSVRGVPLYLRDVVQPKATMRVLVAGAIHGDELSSASAALHWIRLAGEPARLAQPVHWRFIPLLNPDGALARPPRRTNANGVDLNRNFPTPDWAREAQVYWEKRTRRDRRRWPGPQPLSEPESRFLHQQMEAFQPHLIVSIHAPYGVLDFDGPSVPPSRLGRLYLDQVGIFPGSLGNYGGLHRGVPVVTIELPSALRTPLEAEMRQMWLDLLRWMDERLLAPASMSR, encoded by the coding sequence ATGAGTAGGGCGGGGCGCCGCACGGCCGCGCTCCTGGCCCTGCTCGCGGCCGCCTCGCTGGCGCCGGCCCAGGGCCGAACACCCTGCGACAGCCTGGTGCGCCTGCCCAATGTGAGCGCCGCGCTGTGCCGGCAGGCGGCGCTGGTGGACAGCGGCGCGCGCTCGGTGCGCGGCGTGCCGCTGTACCTGCGCGACGTGGTGCAGCCCAAGGCCACGATGCGGGTGCTGGTCGCCGGCGCGATCCACGGCGACGAGCTGTCGTCGGCCTCGGCGGCGCTGCACTGGATCCGGCTGGCCGGCGAGCCCGCGCGGCTGGCGCAGCCGGTGCACTGGCGCTTCATCCCGCTGCTCAACCCGGACGGCGCGCTGGCCCGGCCGCCGCGCCGCACCAATGCCAACGGGGTCGACCTGAATCGGAACTTTCCCACGCCCGACTGGGCGCGCGAGGCCCAGGTCTACTGGGAAAAGCGCACCCGCAGGGACCGGCGCCGCTGGCCCGGCCCGCAGCCGCTGTCGGAGCCGGAGAGCCGCTTCCTGCACCAGCAGATGGAGGCCTTCCAGCCCCACCTGATCGTGTCGATCCACGCGCCCTATGGCGTGCTGGACTTCGACGGCCCGTCGGTGCCGCCCTCGCGGCTGGGCCGGCTGTACCTGGACCAGGTCGGCATCTTTCCCGGCTCGCTGGGCAACTACGGCGGCCTGCACAGGGGCGTGCCGGTGGTGACCATCGAGCTGCCCAGCGCGCTGCGCACGCCGCTGGAGGCCGAGATGCGCCAGATGTGGCTGGACCTGTTGCGCTGGATGGACGAGCGGCTGCTGGCGCCGGCGTCGATGTCGCGCTGA
- a CDS encoding DMT family transporter, giving the protein MRQRKNTLDGLAVSLLLACCLFWGFQQILIKTTVVEVPPLWQAALRFAGATVLLGIWCAVRGVPLFQRDGTLRAGLLAGALFAAEFCCIYLGLLDTTASRLTVFLYTSPFVVALLTPRFVPSERLGTVQWVGLVIAFGAVAVAFSEGFTGSTSARQLRGDALALAAGTLWGLTTLVIRASRLGSASAEKILFYQVAVTAVVAPLLSLAWGESWSLRYSAYAWGSIALQTAIGAFASYLAWMWLLRYYPATRLSSFTFLTPVFALVFGVALLDEPLTLQLVLALAAVAAGIVLVNRRKAVPQAA; this is encoded by the coding sequence ATGAGGCAGAGAAAGAACACCCTCGACGGCCTGGCCGTGTCGCTGCTGCTGGCCTGCTGCCTGTTCTGGGGCTTCCAGCAGATCCTGATCAAGACCACCGTCGTGGAAGTGCCGCCGCTGTGGCAGGCGGCGCTGCGCTTTGCCGGCGCCACCGTGCTGCTGGGGATCTGGTGCGCCGTGCGCGGCGTGCCGCTGTTCCAGCGCGACGGCACGCTGCGCGCCGGGCTGCTGGCCGGCGCCCTGTTCGCCGCCGAGTTCTGCTGCATCTACCTGGGCCTGCTCGACACCACGGCGTCGCGGCTGACGGTGTTCCTCTACACCTCGCCCTTCGTGGTGGCGCTGCTGACGCCGCGCTTCGTGCCGAGCGAGCGGCTCGGCACGGTGCAGTGGGTCGGCCTGGTGATCGCCTTCGGCGCCGTCGCCGTGGCCTTCAGCGAAGGCTTCACCGGCTCCACCAGCGCGCGCCAGTTGCGCGGCGATGCGCTGGCGCTGGCGGCCGGCACGCTGTGGGGCCTGACCACGCTGGTGATCCGCGCCTCGCGCCTGGGCAGCGCCTCGGCCGAGAAGATCCTGTTCTACCAGGTGGCCGTCACGGCGGTGGTGGCGCCGCTGCTGTCGCTGGCCTGGGGCGAGAGCTGGTCGCTGCGGTACTCGGCCTATGCCTGGGGCTCGATCGCGCTGCAGACCGCGATCGGCGCCTTCGCCAGCTACCTGGCCTGGATGTGGCTGCTGCGCTACTACCCGGCCACCCGCCTGTCCTCGTTCACCTTCCTGACCCCGGTGTTCGCGCTGGTGTTCGGCGTGGCGCTGCTGGACGAGCCGCTGACCCTGCAACTGGTGCTGGCGCTGGCCGCGGTGGCCGCCGGCATCGTGCTGGTGAACCGGCGCAAGGCCGTCCCCCAGGCGGCCTGA
- a CDS encoding LysR family transcriptional regulator, with product MNWDDFDAFCQVVDHGGFSAAARALERPKSSLSASVARLEAQLGTRLLERTTRRLRLTEAGESLYRDIARPFSQLREVAVDAMAQGARVQGTLRIAAPYEFGAHHLSSVACRLLALHPQLKVQLDVEHDRVPLFERHYDIVFSPIEQGFAPATVVARRVYSLERGVFASPELMARFPDFAGAEDLNALPLLAGGDDSAWSFSGPDGAVKVEVRNPPLRSGNAEVRLRAAIAGLGVARITATFCAPAVAQGRLVRLLPQWTCEPLRIYALLPGRRLVPAKVRAFLDGLEQEAAQPGSLAATP from the coding sequence ATGAATTGGGACGACTTCGATGCCTTCTGCCAGGTGGTCGACCACGGCGGCTTCAGCGCGGCGGCGCGCGCCCTGGAGCGGCCCAAGTCCAGCCTGAGCGCATCGGTGGCGCGGCTGGAGGCGCAACTGGGCACCCGGCTGCTGGAGCGCACCACCCGCCGCCTGCGCCTGACCGAGGCCGGCGAATCGCTCTACCGTGACATCGCCAGGCCGTTCTCGCAGTTGCGCGAAGTGGCCGTCGACGCGATGGCGCAGGGCGCACGGGTGCAGGGCACGCTGCGCATCGCCGCGCCCTACGAGTTCGGCGCCCACCACCTGTCGTCGGTGGCCTGCCGCCTGCTGGCGCTGCACCCGCAACTGAAGGTGCAACTGGACGTCGAGCACGACCGGGTGCCGCTGTTCGAACGCCATTACGACATCGTGTTCTCGCCCATCGAGCAGGGCTTCGCGCCGGCCACGGTGGTGGCGCGGCGCGTCTACTCGCTCGAGCGCGGCGTGTTCGCCTCGCCCGAGCTGATGGCGCGCTTTCCCGACTTCGCCGGCGCCGAGGACCTGAACGCGCTGCCGCTGCTGGCCGGCGGCGACGACAGCGCCTGGTCGTTCTCGGGCCCGGACGGCGCGGTGAAGGTGGAAGTGCGCAATCCGCCGCTGCGCAGCGGCAATGCCGAGGTGCGCCTGCGCGCGGCCATCGCGGGGCTGGGCGTCGCGCGCATCACCGCCACCTTCTGCGCGCCGGCGGTGGCGCAGGGCCGGCTGGTGCGCTTGCTGCCGCAGTGGACCTGCGAGCCGCTGCGCATCTACGCCCTGCTGCCCGGCCGCCGGCTCGTGCCGGCCAAGGTCCGGGCCTTCCTCGACGGGCTCGAGCAGGAAGCGGCACAGCCAGGGAGCCTGGCGGCAACGCCGTGA
- a CDS encoding alpha/beta fold hydrolase has translation MSTLPTFTTLGAGPTVLMLHGIGGGHLAFAPQVESFASCGYRAVAWNMPGYGHSAPIEPYTFKGLAESCITLIEGLACEHVVLVGHSMGGMVAQEVVARRPELVSRLVLCGTSPAFGKPDGDWQRSFVAERTAPLDAGRSMADLAEALVPQMIGPAALPEGVRLAQHCMGLVNPSTYRRALEALVSFDRRANLPNIHVPTLLLAGEHDRQAPPAVMKKMAQAIAGSTFLELAGVGHLLNLEAPEAFDAAVLDFLALPGVRLH, from the coding sequence ATGAGCACGCTGCCGACCTTCACCACGCTCGGCGCCGGCCCCACGGTGCTGATGCTGCACGGCATCGGCGGCGGCCACCTGGCGTTCGCGCCGCAGGTGGAGAGCTTCGCATCGTGCGGCTATCGCGCGGTGGCCTGGAACATGCCCGGTTACGGCCACAGCGCGCCGATCGAGCCCTACACCTTCAAGGGCCTGGCCGAGAGCTGCATCACGCTGATCGAGGGCCTGGCGTGCGAGCATGTCGTGCTGGTGGGCCACAGCATGGGCGGCATGGTGGCGCAGGAGGTGGTGGCGCGCCGCCCGGAGCTGGTCAGCCGGCTGGTGCTGTGCGGCACCTCGCCGGCCTTCGGCAAGCCCGATGGCGACTGGCAGCGGTCCTTCGTGGCCGAGCGCACCGCGCCGCTGGACGCCGGCCGCAGCATGGCCGATCTGGCCGAAGCGCTGGTGCCGCAGATGATCGGCCCGGCGGCCCTGCCCGAAGGCGTGCGGCTGGCGCAGCACTGCATGGGCCTGGTCAACCCTTCGACCTACCGGCGCGCGCTGGAGGCCCTGGTCAGCTTCGACCGCCGCGCCAACCTGCCGAACATCCACGTGCCCACCCTGCTGCTGGCCGGCGAGCACGACCGCCAGGCGCCGCCGGCGGTGATGAAGAAGATGGCGCAAGCCATCGCCGGCAGCACCTTCCTCGAGCTGGCCGGCGTCGGCCACCTGCTGAACCTGGAGGCCCCCGAGGCCTTCGACGCCGCGGTGCTGGATTTCCTGGCGCTGCCGGGCGTGCGGCTGCACTGA
- a CDS encoding aromatic ring-hydroxylating dioxygenase subunit alpha, with product MFLKNCWYVAAWDHELLDGRLLARTLLEEAVLLYKSESGKVVALQDRCCHRGVPLHLGRREGDDLRCMYHGLKFDPSGKCIQIPGQEVIPAKLGVRSFPVVEKDHLVWIWMGDPARADPADIIDFPYLRDPQWKGIPDYMHYRANWLLIVDNLSDFAHLAFVHTRTLGGSEEYAYVTKPVAIERLPRGFRVERWHLDAAPPPFHRKVLPAAEKDRHVDRRNIGHMHIPGIFFLESMFSPAGSGSDKGHREGTREYRNCQFMTPETRRTTHFFWTYLNNWEGDDANISRSLHQSLIEGFLEDKHLIEAQQVVIDADPQFELQAIASDAALSHFRRTLATLVAQEQAQQVTSQAAAKPAARPHQIGMA from the coding sequence ATGTTCCTGAAGAACTGCTGGTACGTGGCCGCCTGGGACCACGAACTGCTGGATGGCCGGCTGCTGGCGCGCACGCTGCTGGAAGAAGCCGTGCTGCTCTACAAGAGCGAGAGCGGCAAGGTCGTCGCCCTGCAGGACCGCTGCTGCCACCGCGGCGTGCCGCTGCACCTGGGCCGGCGCGAGGGCGACGACCTGCGCTGCATGTACCACGGGCTGAAGTTCGACCCGAGCGGCAAGTGCATCCAGATCCCCGGCCAGGAGGTGATTCCGGCCAAGCTGGGCGTGCGCAGCTTTCCGGTGGTCGAGAAGGACCACCTGGTCTGGATCTGGATGGGCGATCCGGCCAGGGCCGACCCGGCCGACATCATTGACTTTCCCTACCTGCGCGATCCGCAGTGGAAGGGCATCCCCGACTACATGCACTACCGGGCCAACTGGCTGCTGATCGTCGACAACCTGTCGGACTTCGCGCACCTGGCCTTCGTGCACACCAGGACCCTGGGCGGCTCCGAGGAGTACGCCTACGTCACCAAGCCAGTGGCGATCGAGCGGCTGCCGCGCGGTTTCCGGGTCGAGCGCTGGCACCTGGACGCGGCGCCGCCGCCGTTCCACCGCAAGGTGCTGCCGGCCGCCGAGAAGGACCGGCACGTGGACCGGCGCAACATCGGCCACATGCACATCCCCGGCATCTTCTTCCTGGAGTCGATGTTCTCGCCGGCCGGCAGCGGCAGCGACAAGGGCCACCGGGAAGGCACCCGGGAGTACCGCAACTGCCAGTTCATGACGCCGGAGACGCGCCGCACCACGCACTTCTTCTGGACCTACCTGAACAACTGGGAGGGCGACGACGCCAACATCTCGCGCTCGCTGCACCAGAGCCTGATCGAGGGCTTCCTGGAGGACAAGCACCTGATCGAGGCGCAGCAGGTGGTGATCGATGCGGATCCGCAGTTCGAACTGCAGGCGATCGCCTCCGACGCCGCCCTGTCGCACTTCCGCCGCACCCTGGCCACGCTGGTGGCGCAGGAGCAGGCGCAGCAGGTCACCAGCCAAGCGGCGGCCAAGCCCGCGGCCAGGCCGCACCAGATCGGCATGGCCTAG
- a CDS encoding serine hydrolase domain-containing protein, translated as MKRRLLPLLLLLAATLAGAEPDEQLLGKDQGYPVAPNLAGWYDNPYRVGSWSALDQVPGVRVSRVAASPRPRPLARMATPPPLRYRYRNIGYTLDEYLERQRATGLLILKDGQVVAERYRYGRHEDARFLSFSMAKSVTALLVGVALDKGLIASLDDPAQTYARELEGTAYGQTRLVHLLRMASGLSFSERYDGRDDVSRMTRAFVVDAGGTLPVLRSVADRHSPAGEKFVYASAETEVLGRVLRGATGRSLAELTQAWLWEPIGAEHEAFWRIGADGQEGAFAFFNASLRDWGRLGLLLARDGELDGRAIVSRDYLLQATDAARQPAAFRPYRATRWEGYGFQFWLSPLRARTFAMHGIHGQAVYVQPSSGVVMVLTSAWQAASGQQDPAPFQERDALWRGVLQSLGGSTD; from the coding sequence ATGAAGCGCCGGCTGCTGCCCCTGTTGCTGCTGCTGGCTGCCACGCTGGCCGGCGCCGAGCCCGACGAACAGCTGCTCGGCAAGGACCAGGGCTATCCGGTCGCGCCCAACCTGGCCGGCTGGTACGACAACCCGTACCGGGTCGGGTCCTGGTCGGCGCTCGACCAGGTGCCCGGCGTGCGCGTCAGCCGGGTTGCCGCCTCGCCCCGCCCGCGCCCGCTGGCCCGGATGGCCACGCCGCCGCCGCTGCGCTACCGCTACCGCAACATCGGCTACACGCTGGACGAGTACCTGGAGCGCCAGCGCGCCACCGGCCTGCTGATCCTCAAGGACGGGCAGGTCGTCGCCGAGCGCTACCGCTACGGGCGGCACGAGGACGCCCGCTTCCTGTCGTTCTCGATGGCCAAGAGCGTGACCGCGCTGCTGGTGGGCGTCGCCCTCGACAAGGGACTGATCGCCTCGCTGGACGATCCGGCGCAGACCTACGCCCGCGAGCTGGAGGGCACCGCTTACGGGCAGACGCGGCTCGTGCACCTGCTGCGCATGGCCTCGGGCCTGAGCTTCAGCGAGCGCTACGACGGCCGCGACGACGTGAGCCGGATGACGCGCGCCTTCGTCGTCGATGCGGGCGGGACGCTGCCGGTGCTGCGATCGGTGGCCGATCGCCACTCGCCGGCCGGCGAGAAGTTCGTCTACGCCAGCGCGGAAACGGAGGTGCTGGGCCGGGTGCTGCGCGGCGCCACCGGCCGCAGCCTGGCCGAGCTGACCCAGGCCTGGCTGTGGGAGCCGATCGGGGCCGAGCACGAGGCGTTCTGGCGCATCGGCGCCGATGGCCAGGAAGGGGCCTTCGCCTTCTTCAACGCCAGCCTGCGCGACTGGGGCCGGCTCGGCCTGCTGCTGGCGCGCGACGGCGAACTGGACGGCCGCGCCATCGTCTCGCGCGACTACCTGCTGCAGGCCACCGACGCCGCGCGCCAGCCCGCCGCCTTCCGGCCGTACCGCGCCACCCGCTGGGAAGGCTACGGCTTCCAGTTCTGGCTGTCGCCGCTGCGCGCGCGCACCTTCGCCATGCACGGCATCCACGGCCAGGCGGTCTACGTGCAGCCGTCCTCGGGCGTCGTGATGGTGCTGACCTCGGCCTGGCAGGCCGCCAGCGGGCAGCAGGACCCCGCCCCGTTCCAGGAGCGCGACGCGCTGTGGCGCGGCGTGCTGCAGTCGCTCGGCGGCAGCACCGACTGA
- a CDS encoding peptidase M29, translated as MLQERIEPAWLDAFEAVLRRCAVQPGDTVAVLSESQSRPVLVELARLAAARLGARVFGLVMPTVFASGTPPARSTGASDALQHIAPAVAALAGSTLVVDCTVEGLMHAPELPAILEGGARVLYVSNEHPEALARLAPLDDGSLERRVKEHVKRLRGAREMRVTSEAGTDLRISLQGAVAGGNWGYTTRPGTMTHWPGGLALAFPAAGSVDGRLVLAPGDVNLTFKRYLEQPVTLVIEADYVTRIEGTGLDAELMRSYIAAWNDREAYAVSHVGYGLNAAARWDSMALYDKRDFNGTELRAFAGNFLYSTGANEVAGRHTLGHFDLPLRHCTVTLDGTPVVEQGRLLA; from the coding sequence ATGCTGCAGGAAAGAATCGAACCCGCCTGGCTGGATGCCTTCGAGGCCGTGCTGCGGCGCTGCGCCGTCCAGCCGGGCGACACCGTCGCCGTGCTCAGCGAAAGCCAGAGCCGGCCGGTGCTGGTGGAGCTGGCCCGGCTGGCGGCCGCGCGCCTGGGCGCGCGCGTGTTCGGCCTGGTGATGCCCACGGTGTTCGCGAGCGGCACCCCGCCGGCGCGCTCCACCGGCGCCTCGGACGCCCTGCAACACATCGCGCCGGCGGTCGCAGCGCTGGCCGGCAGCACGCTGGTGGTCGATTGCACGGTCGAAGGCCTGATGCATGCCCCGGAGCTCCCGGCCATCCTCGAAGGCGGCGCCCGCGTCCTGTACGTGAGCAACGAACACCCCGAGGCGCTGGCCCGGCTGGCGCCCTTGGACGATGGCTCGCTCGAGCGGCGGGTCAAGGAACACGTCAAGCGGCTGCGCGGTGCGCGCGAGATGCGGGTCACCTCCGAAGCGGGCACCGACCTGCGGATCTCGCTGCAGGGCGCCGTGGCCGGTGGCAACTGGGGCTACACCACGCGGCCCGGCACCATGACCCATTGGCCGGGCGGGCTGGCGCTGGCCTTCCCGGCGGCGGGCAGCGTCGACGGCCGGCTGGTGCTGGCGCCGGGCGACGTCAACCTCACGTTCAAGCGCTACCTGGAGCAGCCGGTCACGCTGGTCATCGAGGCCGACTACGTCACCCGGATCGAAGGCACCGGCCTGGATGCCGAGCTGATGCGCAGCTACATCGCCGCCTGGAACGACCGCGAGGCCTACGCGGTGAGCCACGTCGGCTACGGCCTGAATGCCGCGGCGCGCTGGGACAGCATGGCGCTGTACGACAAGCGCGACTTCAACGGCACCGAGCTGCGCGCCTTCGCCGGCAACTTCCTCTACAGCACCGGCGCCAACGAGGTCGCCGGCCGCCACACGCTCGGCCACTTCGACCTGCCGCTGCGCCATTGCACGGTCACGCTGGACGGCACGCCGGTGGTGGAGCAGGGCCGGCTCCTCGCATGA
- a CDS encoding MarR family winged helix-turn-helix transcriptional regulator, producing the protein MAARFVDNYLGYLLGQANHALYKDFDAQVRARGLSSIEWRVLATLHDGDPLTVSQLAHEVLSKQPTVTKLVQRMAEQGWLALQSDPADQRRTLVSATVAGRRLVRPLVEQAKAHEARLLRALGATEKKALRQLLEKLVTARG; encoded by the coding sequence ATGGCCGCGCGCTTCGTCGACAACTACCTGGGCTACCTCCTCGGGCAGGCCAACCATGCCCTGTACAAGGACTTCGACGCCCAGGTGCGCGCGCGCGGCCTGTCCTCCATCGAGTGGCGCGTGCTGGCCACGCTGCACGACGGCGACCCGCTCACCGTCAGCCAGCTGGCGCACGAGGTGCTGTCCAAGCAGCCCACCGTGACCAAGCTGGTCCAGCGCATGGCCGAGCAGGGCTGGCTCGCGCTGCAGAGCGACCCGGCCGACCAGCGCCGCACCCTGGTCTCGGCCACCGTCGCCGGGCGCCGCCTGGTCAGGCCGCTGGTGGAGCAGGCCAAGGCACACGAGGCCCGCCTGCTGCGCGCGCTCGGCGCCACCGAGAAGAAGGCGCTGCGCCAGCTGCTGGAGAAGCTGGTGACGGCGCGCGGCTGA
- a CDS encoding flavin reductase family protein has translation MQTVLMSPPRKAQPPTFSATEFRRALGMFATGVTIVTAMTPDGKPIGLTASSFNSVSLEPPLVLWSLSRAAASLPAFSTGSHYAINILAADQKLLAERFAVKGAERWNGVAFTRGCGDAPLLAGSAATFECFNRSRYEEGDHVIFVGEVERCTWRAGAAPLLFHGGRFYTELPL, from the coding sequence ATGCAAACCGTGCTGATGAGCCCGCCCCGCAAGGCCCAGCCCCCGACGTTCTCGGCCACGGAGTTCCGCCGCGCGCTGGGCATGTTCGCCACCGGCGTCACCATCGTCACGGCGATGACGCCCGACGGCAAGCCCATCGGGCTGACGGCCAGCTCCTTCAATTCGGTCTCGCTCGAGCCGCCGCTGGTGCTGTGGAGCCTGTCGCGCGCGGCCGCCTCGCTGCCGGCCTTCAGCACCGGCTCGCACTACGCCATCAACATCCTGGCGGCCGACCAGAAGCTGCTGGCCGAGCGCTTCGCGGTCAAGGGCGCCGAGCGCTGGAACGGCGTGGCCTTCACGCGCGGCTGCGGCGACGCGCCGCTGCTGGCCGGCTCCGCCGCCACCTTCGAGTGCTTCAACCGCAGCCGCTACGAGGAAGGCGACCACGTGATCTTCGTCGGCGAGGTCGAGCGCTGCACCTGGCGCGCCGGCGCGGCGCCGCTGCTGTTCCATGGCGGGCGCTTCTACACCGAGCTGCCGCTCTAG
- a CDS encoding acyl-CoA dehydrogenase family protein, whose translation MTSLGFTPAVGDTELTAQQRSLLSLAHELGEQRFAPRAAQWDEQASFPFANYDDLRESGLLALCVPGAHGGGGADYATYMMVAAEIGRFCGATALTWNMHICSTLWTGVLADGIPMTDSQRAEHAARRELHFRRVVQDGAIYAQPFSEGSAAAAGRAPFGTTARKVEGGWVVNGRKIFASLSGAADYYGVLCTEEQEGVKPDPRDTLYLAVPATSEGFAISGDWNPLGMRGTVSRNLTFQDVFVPDEAQLMPRGVYFKGAQTWPAMFFTLAPTYLGLANAAYDFTVQYLRGEVPGEPPVKRRMYPTKQVAVAQMRIQLENLKSIFLRAIREARPNPSKDERMRLYAAQYTVMEGANDLARLAIRTCGGQSMMKHLPIERIYRDSRCGSLMLPWTAELVLDRMGRETLYEAGEKDE comes from the coding sequence ATGACTTCCCTGGGCTTCACGCCCGCGGTCGGCGACACCGAGCTCACGGCGCAGCAGCGCTCGCTGCTGTCGCTGGCGCACGAGCTGGGCGAGCAGCGCTTTGCCCCGCGCGCGGCGCAATGGGACGAGCAGGCCAGCTTCCCGTTCGCCAACTACGACGACCTGCGCGAGAGCGGCCTGCTGGCCCTGTGCGTCCCCGGCGCGCACGGCGGCGGCGGCGCCGACTACGCCACCTACATGATGGTGGCAGCCGAGATCGGCCGCTTCTGCGGCGCCACCGCGCTGACCTGGAACATGCACATCTGCTCGACGCTGTGGACCGGCGTGCTGGCCGATGGCATCCCGATGACCGACTCGCAGCGTGCCGAGCATGCGGCGCGGCGCGAGCTGCACTTCCGCCGCGTGGTGCAGGACGGCGCGATCTACGCGCAGCCGTTCTCCGAAGGCAGCGCCGCCGCCGCCGGCCGCGCGCCGTTCGGCACCACGGCGCGCAAGGTCGAGGGCGGCTGGGTGGTCAACGGCCGCAAGATCTTCGCCTCGCTGTCGGGCGCCGCCGACTACTACGGCGTGCTGTGCACCGAGGAGCAGGAAGGCGTCAAGCCGGACCCCAGGGACACGCTGTACCTGGCGGTGCCGGCCACCAGCGAGGGCTTTGCGATCAGCGGCGACTGGAATCCGCTGGGCATGCGCGGCACCGTCAGCCGCAACCTCACGTTCCAGGACGTGTTCGTGCCCGACGAGGCCCAGCTCATGCCGCGCGGCGTGTACTTCAAGGGCGCGCAGACCTGGCCGGCGATGTTCTTCACGCTGGCGCCGACCTACCTGGGCCTGGCCAACGCCGCCTACGACTTCACCGTGCAGTACCTGCGCGGCGAGGTGCCGGGCGAGCCGCCGGTCAAGCGCCGCATGTACCCGACCAAGCAGGTGGCGGTGGCGCAGATGCGCATCCAGCTGGAGAACCTCAAGAGCATCTTCCTGCGCGCCATCCGCGAGGCCCGGCCGAACCCGTCCAAGGACGAGCGCATGCGCCTGTACGCCGCGCAGTACACGGTGATGGAAGGCGCCAACGACCTGGCGCGGCTGGCCATCCGCACCTGCGGCGGCCAGAGCATGATGAAGCACCTGCCGATCGAGCGCATCTACCGCGACAGCCGCTGCGGCTCGCTGATGCTGCCCTGGACGGCCGAGCTGGTGCTCGACCGGATGGGGCGCGAAACGCTGTACGAAGCCGGCGAGAAGGATGAGTAG